A genomic stretch from Streptomyces fungicidicus includes:
- a CDS encoding helicase associated domain-containing protein produces MAHGNGLAWRVAARDAVTYPEAVTLAATLADAGVQQQLLDEAGRHQPHSLADVPRLVGELARRLERPWIAGRLAAITTGPLNTWVRACVRSQAGHRPKTQSMWRISPPHRPTPVSQLLADSSDRGETPVQPDPALLPDSAEGAARGFARGLRHARTYAAEHGHLCAPNTVQMEGFAVGLWLANQRAAGPELAPERAAALDALDPWWNPPWNLWWQRIYHRAQAHVRAGQPLAPDLGFPGTPEGLGEWLYDQCADYPQLHPQQQRLLTDIGITPEQARAAKPRRKNIKAVRHTALDHARAYAAQHGHLCAPTSASQGGFTVGKWLHSQRVRARRGQLDPVLNRTLTDIDPWWNPPWPTDWQREHHHAHAAVTAGALPDPEAGFRNFDDRTGQWLYAQCVNYTALQPGQQHLLARLGLTELVAGTAVPNPATRHPAMETGLHYARDWAAQHGDLDIPRTAPT; encoded by the coding sequence CCTATCCGGAAGCCGTCACGCTGGCCGCGACCCTGGCCGATGCGGGTGTGCAGCAGCAGCTGCTCGACGAGGCGGGCCGGCATCAACCGCACTCGCTCGCCGATGTCCCCCGCCTCGTCGGCGAACTGGCCCGGCGTCTTGAACGGCCGTGGATCGCCGGCCGCCTCGCTGCGATCACGACAGGACCGCTGAACACCTGGGTGCGCGCCTGCGTCCGCAGCCAAGCCGGACACAGACCGAAAACGCAGAGCATGTGGCGCATCTCCCCGCCCCACCGGCCCACCCCGGTTTCCCAGCTCCTGGCGGACAGCAGTGACCGGGGCGAGACACCTGTGCAGCCCGATCCTGCGTTGCTCCCAGACAGCGCCGAAGGCGCGGCCCGGGGGTTCGCGCGTGGGCTGCGCCATGCTCGTACCTACGCCGCCGAGCACGGCCACCTGTGCGCTCCCAACACAGTGCAGATGGAAGGCTTCGCCGTCGGCCTGTGGCTCGCCAACCAGCGCGCCGCAGGACCCGAGCTCGCTCCCGAACGCGCCGCCGCCCTCGACGCCCTCGACCCGTGGTGGAACCCGCCCTGGAACCTGTGGTGGCAGCGCATCTACCACCGTGCTCAAGCACACGTCCGAGCAGGACAGCCCCTGGCTCCTGACCTCGGATTCCCCGGCACACCCGAGGGTCTCGGAGAGTGGCTGTATGACCAGTGCGCCGACTACCCCCAGCTCCATCCGCAGCAGCAACGCCTCCTCACCGACATCGGCATCACACCGGAGCAAGCACGCGCAGCAAAGCCTCGGCGCAAGAACATCAAAGCTGTTCGCCACACCGCGCTGGATCACGCCCGCGCCTACGCCGCCCAGCACGGCCACCTGTGCGCCCCCACCTCAGCCAGCCAGGGCGGCTTCACGGTCGGCAAATGGCTGCACAGTCAACGGGTACGTGCCCGGCGCGGCCAGCTCGACCCGGTACTGAACCGGACGCTGACCGACATCGACCCCTGGTGGAACCCGCCCTGGCCCACCGACTGGCAGCGCGAGCACCACCATGCTCACGCCGCCGTCACGGCTGGCGCTCTCCCAGACCCCGAAGCCGGATTCCGGAACTTCGACGACCGCACCGGGCAGTGGCTGTACGCCCAGTGCGTCAACTACACCGCCCTCCAGCCCGGCCAGCAGCACCTCCTAGCCCGCCTCGGCCTCACCGAACTCGTCGCAGGCACGGCCGTGCCCAACCCGGCCACCCGGCATCCCGCCATGGAAACAGGGCTGCACTACGCCCGGGACTGGGCAGCCCAGCACGGCGACCTCGACATCCCCCGCACCGCCCCCACCTAG